A window of Companilactobacillus allii genomic DNA:
GTTTCAGCAAGTTTGAGGGATAAGAAAGACAATCTCGAACTTACTAAAGAGTTAAATAAAGTTAAGCGGAAGAAATTGCATTTTGGCACACGTTCAGCAAGTTTGAATTTTTTACTATATGAAGTAATAATATGTTTTAGGAGGAGTTATATATGATTTGGTTATGGACACATTTGATTACATGGCTGGTAATGGCCACTTTAGTTTTACTAGTATTATTCACTGATTCTAATACCAAAATCTACGAAATGATTACTAGAGTTTTGTATATAGTAGCCATTGTAAGTGGAATATTCTTGTTTGGTCATGCGTGGTCGAACAACCCTGTTTTGTTAATAGTAAAAGTTATTATTGCGATTGCGTTCATTGCAGCAATCGAGATTTCATTTGCTAAAAAGAATCAAGGAAAGCTGAATATGACTATGGTTACAGTAGTGATATTGTTGTGTCTTGTTGTAGGAATATTAGGAATTATTTTAGCTGGTGGAGTTCCAACGATTCACTAGTACACTAAGTTAGATAGATAAAAAAAGAGGCTGAAAAATTATTTCAGTCTCTTTTTGTGCGATATTTTTTGAAACGTTCAAGTAGGTGACGGTTCTTATAATTAAATATCCATTTGGATGAAAAGTAGTTGAATAATCCTACTAATAATTGATCAATAGCTTTGATTATTAAATTATTAACTGGAAGGAAGAATACGGCTACTATCATAAAGAAGTTATCAAATAATAGTGAAAGTATTCTGGAGACCATAAAGACAGAGCCCTCTTTGATCAGCTTTTTATAGCTACTTACTTCTGTTTTAAATACATAGAACTTGGTCATAAAAAATGAGAATACGTTTGATATGAACCAAGCGATAGTATTAGCTATCCACAAAGTAATATTGAAGTTATTGTGTGATAGGTTAAATATTGCAATATTTAGGAGTGACGCTAGGAAACCAAATAAACAATACACCAAAAAGTCGCGATGCTTTCTGAGAAAATCCATAATTAGTCATCCATTTCTTTAGCTTTGGCTACCAATTCTTCAGCGAATTTATCAAGGTGATCGATGTCATCTTGTTCTGGATCCAATTCAACTCTCACTGGTTCGGCTCCTTTGGTTGCACCAACTTGTTCAAAGATAGTTGAGAATTCATCGACTGCGCGACAAAAATCCTCGTAGAAATGATCCCCTGAGCCACAAGTTCCATAAACTTTACCATTCAAGTCAAGATCTTGCATATCATCATAAAAATCGAGTGCTTCCTCAGGCACGACTCCTTGATCATATGTGTAACTAGCAACTACACAGATATCAGTGTCCTCAAAGTCGGAGGCGTCAGTTTGTGAGACCTCACTCATATCTACATCCATCCCCAAGTCCTCAAACTTTTCTGTTAGAACGTATGCGATATCCTCATCATTACCTGTGATACTTGCGTAAACGATTTTTACTTTTGTCATTTGACTGCCTCTCATTTTTCAATCTTGAGATATTATAGCAAAAATAGACAACTATCTAAATGGATAACCGTGACAATGTTATAATATTAATGACTTTATTTTTTTGAAGGGATATGCAAAAGTTGATTACATTAAAATCTGCACGAGAAATAGAAGGTATGAGAAAGTCGGGAGAACTATTAGCCAACGTTCATATCGGATTACGAGATATTATCAAACCAGGAATTTCTTCAATGGAGATTGAAGACTTTGCTGATAAATATATAACTGAACATGGTGGGAGACCATCTGAAAAGGGCTTTGAGGGATATAAGTATGCAACTTGTGTCTGTGTTAACGACGAAGTTGCCCATGGTATTCCAAGAAAAGGCTTGATCTTGAAGAGTGGGGATGTCTTAAAAGTAGACATGACCGTTAACTTAGATGGATATGAGAGTGATTCTTGCTGGACATATGCTGTTGGTGAATTATCCGAGGAAGATAAGCACTTGATGGATGTTACACACAAGGCATTGTACTTAGGTATTGACCAAGCTGTAATTGGCAATCGTTTGGGAGATATTGGTTACGCTATTCAACATTATGTTGAAGATGAACAACACATGGGAGATGTTCGTGACTTAATAGGCCATGGTATTCAGCCTACAATGCACGAAGCTCCAAATGTTCCACACTATGGTGAACCAGGTCAAGGACTTCGTTTACGTGAAGGTATGACAATCACTATTGAACCAATGGTCAACCTTGGAACATGGGAGATCTCAGACAAGTTTGTTAAAGCAGACGGCTGGGAATACTTTGTTTCAGCTGATGGATCTGATTCAGCACAATATGAACATACAATTGCTATTACAAAAGACGGCCCTAAGATTTTGACATCACAAGATCCAGAGTTCGACGCTAAATATCTATTGAAATAATGGTGGGGTAAATGGACGAAAATAAGAACAAATCAATACCCATATTTAAACAACCCATTTCCCGAACCCAAAAATTGATTGGGTTTATAAAATGTGTTGCTCAAGCTGTGGGTGATGCTAATATTCCAATGGCTTCAAAGGCCGTTACTTATTATCTTTTGTTGTCTTTGTTTCCGGCCTTCATTATTGTTGGAAATTTAATTCCATTATTACGCTTAGATAGGCCAACTGTGGTTTCTTACATTGAATTTATCTTACCGGAGAATTTGCACGAGTATTTCATACCAGTAATTGAGAAGGTTATAACTAGCTCTAACACGGGGATTTTGTCAGCTGGTATTGTTGTTGCCTTATGGGCCATTTCTCGAGGCCTTAATACGGCACAATTGTCGATGAATCAAGCCTATGGATTAGACATCAATAGTTTATTTGCAAATCAGACTTTTTTGAACTATATAATAAGACGTGCCTTGGCATTTATCATGACGTTTTTCTTGATCGTGATTGCTGTGGTAGTTATTATAGCGTTCACTTTTGGTCAGATATTCTTGAATTGGTTAATAAGTTTAATTGAACTTCAGGCACTACAAACCGTCTTGGATGAATTTATGAGATGGAAATGGCCGTTAGCTATTGTTATAATATTCTTGATTGTTTTTGCTTTATTTTATTTTTTACCTAATGTCCATCTGAAGCTTCACTATATACTTTTGGGCTCGATTATCGCTACAACAGGCATGCTCGCGTTATCTCAAATTTTTTCTTACTACTTAAAGTATTTTGGATCAGCTTGGGATAATTATGGAACTATTGGAGCCATCATTATTTTCCTTTTATGGATTAATATGTCGGTGACAATATTTTTGTTTGGGAATGCTGTGAACGTTGGATTTGCGGAAGCTAGTCAGGGTCCATATTTGCGTAAAAACACTGGGCGTTTGAGTACGTACTTGAAGTTGCATGAAATAAATAAAGGATAGGGGATGCCTTATCTGTATATTAAAGGAGATCAGTAATGAAAGTAAGAAAAGCTATTATTCCAGCAGCAGGATTGGGTACAAGATTTTTACCAGCTACAAAGGCACTTGCCAAAGAGATGTTACCAATTGTTGATAAGCCAACAA
This region includes:
- a CDS encoding YihY/virulence factor BrkB family protein codes for the protein MDENKNKSIPIFKQPISRTQKLIGFIKCVAQAVGDANIPMASKAVTYYLLLSLFPAFIIVGNLIPLLRLDRPTVVSYIEFILPENLHEYFIPVIEKVITSSNTGILSAGIVVALWAISRGLNTAQLSMNQAYGLDINSLFANQTFLNYIIRRALAFIMTFFLIVIAVVVIIAFTFGQIFLNWLISLIELQALQTVLDEFMRWKWPLAIVIIFLIVFALFYFLPNVHLKLHYILLGSIIATTGMLALSQIFSYYLKYFGSAWDNYGTIGAIIIFLLWINMSVTIFLFGNAVNVGFAEASQGPYLRKNTGRLSTYLKLHEINKG
- a CDS encoding flavodoxin — encoded protein: MTKVKIVYASITGNDEDIAYVLTEKFEDLGMDVDMSEVSQTDASDFEDTDICVVASYTYDQGVVPEEALDFYDDMQDLDLNGKVYGTCGSGDHFYEDFCRAVDEFSTIFEQVGATKGAEPVRVELDPEQDDIDHLDKFAEELVAKAKEMDD
- a CDS encoding GtrA family protein gives rise to the protein MDFLRKHRDFLVYCLFGFLASLLNIAIFNLSHNNFNITLWIANTIAWFISNVFSFFMTKFYVFKTEVSSYKKLIKEGSVFMVSRILSLLFDNFFMIVAVFFLPVNNLIIKAIDQLLVGLFNYFSSKWIFNYKNRHLLERFKKYRTKRD
- a CDS encoding DUF1516 family protein, with protein sequence MIWLWTHLITWLVMATLVLLVLFTDSNTKIYEMITRVLYIVAIVSGIFLFGHAWSNNPVLLIVKVIIAIAFIAAIEISFAKKNQGKLNMTMVTVVILLCLVVGILGIILAGGVPTIH
- the map gene encoding type I methionyl aminopeptidase, which produces MITLKSAREIEGMRKSGELLANVHIGLRDIIKPGISSMEIEDFADKYITEHGGRPSEKGFEGYKYATCVCVNDEVAHGIPRKGLILKSGDVLKVDMTVNLDGYESDSCWTYAVGELSEEDKHLMDVTHKALYLGIDQAVIGNRLGDIGYAIQHYVEDEQHMGDVRDLIGHGIQPTMHEAPNVPHYGEPGQGLRLREGMTITIEPMVNLGTWEISDKFVKADGWEYFVSADGSDSAQYEHTIAITKDGPKILTSQDPEFDAKYLLK